From Salipiger profundus, a single genomic window includes:
- a CDS encoding tyrosine recombinase XerC, with protein sequence MTLEISGAARDALEGWLTASRALKGSAENTITAYRNDVLDFIVFLTSYHAEPQGLKALARVTTPDMRAFMAHLRAEGASPRSMARKLSAVKSFYRWLAEREGFEPTAVLSARAPKFQKKLPRPLGEDAARAMIDTVEIQAADSWVGARDAAVVTLLYGCGLRISEALKLTGADWPMGDSLRITGKGGKERIVPVLKVARDAVATYLQLCPFEPEPTQPLFRGKRGGALNPRLVQKVTEKARMQLGLPATATPHAMRHSFATHLLSAGGDLRAIQELLGHASLSTTQAYTSVDSVHLMKVYNAAHPKAG encoded by the coding sequence GTGACCCTCGAGATCTCGGGCGCCGCCCGCGACGCGCTCGAGGGCTGGCTCACGGCATCGCGCGCGCTCAAGGGTTCCGCGGAGAATACGATCACCGCCTACCGCAACGACGTGCTCGACTTCATCGTCTTTCTCACCAGCTATCACGCCGAGCCGCAGGGGCTTAAGGCGCTCGCCCGGGTGACCACGCCCGACATGCGTGCCTTCATGGCGCATCTGCGGGCCGAGGGCGCCTCGCCCCGTTCGATGGCGCGCAAGCTGTCCGCCGTGAAGAGCTTCTACCGCTGGCTCGCCGAACGCGAGGGCTTCGAGCCGACCGCCGTCCTCTCGGCCCGCGCGCCGAAGTTCCAGAAGAAGCTGCCCCGCCCGCTCGGCGAAGACGCGGCCCGCGCCATGATCGACACCGTCGAGATACAGGCCGCCGACAGCTGGGTCGGTGCCCGGGACGCGGCGGTGGTCACGCTGCTCTACGGGTGCGGGCTGCGGATCTCGGAGGCCCTGAAGCTCACCGGTGCCGACTGGCCGATGGGCGACTCGCTCCGGATCACCGGCAAGGGTGGCAAGGAGCGGATCGTGCCGGTGCTGAAGGTCGCCCGCGACGCGGTGGCGACCTACCTGCAGCTCTGCCCCTTCGAGCCCGAGCCGACCCAGCCGCTCTTTCGCGGCAAGCGCGGCGGTGCACTGAACCCGCGGCTGGTGCAGAAGGTCACCGAGAAGGCGCGGATGCAGCTCGGCCTGCCCGCCACGGCCACGCCGCACGCCATGCGTCACAGTTTCGCGACGCATCTGCTGTCGGCCGGCGGCGACCTGCGGGCGATCCAGGAGCTGCTGGGCCACGCGTCCCTCTCGACCACGCAGGCCTATACCTCGGTGGACAGCGTGCACCTCATGAAGGTCTATAACGCCGCCCACCCCAAGGCGGGCTGA
- a CDS encoding DUF484 family protein has product MKSGSQTIDEPLREEIISRPDMILDDRDLMQALIAANERAMGGNIVDLRGIAMERLEARLERLEDTHRSVIAAAYENLAGTNQIHRAVLRMLDPVEFEPFLHDLRGEVADILRVDSVRLVLESGQTEDDPAVRKLGDVLSVAEPGFVEAYVTEGRNIPLRQVTLRQLSEGDPEIHGNKAAWMRSEACLTLDFGTGRLPGLLVLGSEDPHLFTPQQGTDLLGFFAGVFERAMRRWLS; this is encoded by the coding sequence ATGAAGAGCGGTTCCCAGACGATCGACGAGCCCCTGCGCGAGGAGATCATCTCGCGCCCCGACATGATCCTCGACGACCGGGATCTGATGCAGGCCCTCATCGCCGCCAACGAGCGGGCCATGGGCGGCAACATCGTGGACCTGCGCGGCATAGCGATGGAGCGCCTCGAGGCACGCCTCGAGCGGCTCGAGGACACCCACCGCAGCGTCATCGCCGCCGCCTACGAGAACCTTGCCGGGACGAACCAGATTCACCGCGCCGTGCTGCGGATGCTCGACCCGGTCGAGTTCGAGCCCTTCCTGCATGACCTGCGCGGCGAGGTCGCCGACATCCTGCGCGTCGACAGCGTGCGGCTGGTGCTCGAATCCGGCCAGACCGAGGACGATCCGGCAGTGCGCAAGCTCGGCGACGTGCTTTCGGTCGCGGAACCCGGCTTCGTCGAGGCCTATGTCACCGAGGGGCGCAACATCCCGCTGCGGCAGGTCACCCTGCGCCAGCTCAGCGAGGGCGACCCCGAGATCCACGGCAACAAGGCCGCCTGGATGCGCTCGGAGGCCTGCCTGACGCTCGACTTCGGCACCGGCCGCCTGCCCGGCCTGCTGGTGCTCGGCTCCGAGGACCCGCATCTCTTCACGCCGCAGCAGGGCACCGACCTGCTGGGCTTCTTCGCCGGCGTCTTCGAACGCGCCATGCGGCGCTGGCTCTCGTGA
- a CDS encoding antibiotic biosynthesis monooxygenase family protein yields MPEITSPSDCQTVITTFETSPGNCQDLLDALQDAYDSFISKQPGFIAAGLHVNDAQTRIANYSQWTRREDFQAMLRSDEMRARNRRFNELSRSFEPVMYDVVAAYG; encoded by the coding sequence ATGCCAGAGATCACCAGCCCGAGCGACTGCCAGACCGTCATCACCACCTTCGAGACAAGCCCCGGCAACTGCCAGGATCTTCTCGATGCCCTGCAGGATGCCTACGACAGCTTCATCTCGAAACAGCCCGGCTTCATCGCCGCCGGGTTGCATGTGAACGACGCGCAGACGCGCATCGCAAACTATTCGCAATGGACCCGTCGCGAGGACTTCCAGGCGATGCTGCGAAGCGACGAGATGCGCGCGCGCAACCGCCGCTTCAACGAGCTGAGCCGAAGTTTCGAGCCGGTGATGTACGACGTGGTCGCCGCCTACGGCTAG
- a CDS encoding winged helix family transcriptional regulator yields MVSLAKAVADSGTLVTRCEASEEVEDYHEMGTHDLLVIEARQVMRQSALSRLRELRPRTPIAVVARDPEPEQIAAWIMSGADTVFDGNTPLPEMLARLSAVARRAHGVPQRLLECGPLLFDLDARRVHMGTVTLSLSPKLYEILEYLALRPGALASREALLSHVYGFENEPAPRVFDVYMCNLRNHLSGVADAMRIETVRGSGYRLDVTDRRAAPRAPARIGAAA; encoded by the coding sequence ATGGTGAGTTTGGCCAAGGCCGTGGCCGACAGCGGCACGCTGGTCACCCGCTGCGAGGCCAGCGAGGAGGTCGAGGACTACCACGAGATGGGCACGCACGACCTGCTGGTGATCGAAGCGCGGCAGGTGATGCGCCAGAGCGCCCTGAGCCGCCTGCGCGAACTGCGCCCGCGCACCCCGATCGCCGTGGTCGCCCGTGACCCCGAGCCCGAGCAGATCGCGGCATGGATCATGTCCGGTGCCGACACGGTGTTCGACGGCAACACGCCGCTACCCGAGATGCTGGCACGGCTCTCCGCGGTCGCGCGCCGGGCGCACGGGGTACCGCAGCGTCTGCTGGAATGCGGGCCGCTGCTGTTCGATCTCGATGCACGACGGGTGCACATGGGCACCGTGACGCTGTCGCTCTCGCCGAAACTCTACGAGATCCTCGAATACCTCGCGCTCCGCCCCGGCGCGCTGGCCTCGCGCGAGGCGCTGCTGAGCCACGTCTACGGGTTCGAGAACGAACCCGCGCCGCGGGTCTTCGACGTCTACATGTGCAACCTGCGCAACCACCTTTCCGGGGTGGCCGATGCCATGCGGATCGAGACGGTGCGCGGCTCGGGTTACCGGCTGGATGTCACGGACCGGCGCGCGGCCCCCCGCGCCCCGGCAAGGATCGGCGCCGCAGCCTAG
- a CDS encoding universal stress protein: MYKNILVPIAFDSDAKAEAAMAVAKQLAADDSEITLLHVMEHIPGYAISYMPPDYLKQSRDAIQSELDAMAAKFGQAKGLVVEGHSGRTILDFAEDNGIDLIVVASHRPGMGDMLLGSTATQVVRHANCAVHVLR; encoded by the coding sequence ATGTACAAGAATATCCTGGTCCCCATCGCATTCGACAGTGACGCCAAGGCGGAGGCGGCCATGGCGGTGGCCAAGCAGTTGGCTGCCGACGATTCGGAGATCACCCTGCTGCACGTGATGGAGCATATCCCCGGCTACGCGATCAGCTACATGCCGCCGGATTACCTCAAGCAGTCCCGCGACGCGATCCAGTCCGAGCTCGACGCGATGGCGGCGAAGTTCGGTCAAGCCAAGGGGCTGGTGGTCGAGGGACACTCGGGCCGCACCATCCTCGATTTTGCCGAGGACAACGGCATCGACCTCATCGTCGTGGCGTCGCACCGGCCGGGCATGGGCGACATGCTGCTGGGCTCGACGGCGACACAGGTCGTGCGTCACGCGAACTGCGCGGTGCACGTCCTGCGCTGA
- the tuf gene encoding elongation factor Tu, whose amino-acid sequence MAKEKFERGKPHCNIGTIGHVDHGKTTLTAAITKYFGDFRAYDQIDGAPEEKARGITISTAHVEYETENRHYAHVDCPGHADYVKNMITGAAQMDGAILVVNAADGPMPQTREHILLGRQVGIPAMVVFLNKVDQVDDEELLELVEMEVRELLSEYDFPGDDIPIIAGSALAAMEGRDPEIGEEKIKELMAAVDEYIPQPERAVDQPFLMPIEDVFSISGRGTVVTGRVERGVINVGDEIEIVGIRDTKKTTCTGVEMFRKLLDRGEAGDNIGALLRGVDREGVERGQVLCKPGSVTPHTKFEAEVYILTKEEGGRHTPFFANYRPQFYFRTTDVTGTVTLPEGTEMVMPGDNLKFEVELIAPIAMEDGLRFAIREGGRTVGSGVVSKILE is encoded by the coding sequence ATGGCAAAGGAAAAGTTTGAGCGCGGCAAACCGCACTGCAACATCGGCACGATCGGTCACGTTGACCACGGCAAGACGACGCTGACGGCGGCGATCACGAAGTACTTCGGTGACTTCCGTGCGTACGACCAGATCGACGGCGCGCCGGAAGAGAAGGCCCGCGGCATCACGATCTCGACCGCCCACGTCGAGTACGAGACCGAGAACCGCCACTACGCGCACGTCGACTGCCCCGGCCACGCCGACTACGTGAAGAACATGATCACGGGTGCGGCCCAGATGGACGGCGCGATCCTCGTGGTGAACGCGGCTGACGGCCCGATGCCGCAGACGCGCGAGCACATCCTGCTCGGCCGCCAGGTGGGCATCCCCGCGATGGTCGTGTTCCTGAACAAGGTCGACCAGGTGGACGACGAGGAGCTCCTCGAGCTCGTCGAGATGGAAGTCCGCGAGCTGCTGTCCGAGTACGACTTCCCGGGCGACGACATTCCGATCATCGCGGGCTCGGCGCTTGCGGCGATGGAAGGCCGTGATCCCGAGATCGGCGAAGAGAAGATCAAGGAACTGATGGCGGCCGTGGATGAGTACATCCCGCAGCCCGAGCGCGCTGTCGACCAGCCGTTCCTGATGCCGATCGAGGACGTGTTCTCGATCTCCGGCCGCGGCACGGTTGTGACCGGTCGTGTCGAGCGTGGCGTGATCAACGTCGGCGACGAGATCGAGATCGTGGGTATCCGCGACACCAAGAAGACGACCTGCACCGGTGTGGAAATGTTCCGCAAGCTGCTGGACCGTGGTGAAGCGGGCGACAACATCGGCGCGCTGCTTCGCGGTGTGGACCGTGAAGGCGTCGAGCGTGGCCAGGTTCTCTGCAAGCCGGGTTCGGTGACGCCGCACACGAAGTTCGAAGCCGAGGTCTACATCCTGACCAAGGAAGAAGGTGGCCGTCACACGCCGTTCTTCGCGAACTACCGTCCGCAGTTCTACTTCCGGACCACCGACGTGACCGGCACCGTGACCCTCCCCGAGGGCACCGAGATGGTCATGCCGGGCGACAACCTGAAGTTCGAGGTCGAGCTGATCGCCCCGATCGCGATGGAAGACGGCCTGCGCTTCGCCATCCGTGAAGGCGGCCGCACCGTCGGCTCCGGCGTCGTCTCGAAAATCCTCGAGTGA
- a CDS encoding zinc transporter ZntB has protein sequence MAYTLDGPDHGKMLNAAEAPALLRSETLAWVHLRAQHPDTPTWIIENLSYLDPTIIDALVAEETRPRVTRVGEGLIVILRGINTVDGEDPEDMISVRLWIDPNRIVSLSRRPVRAVEQIAEQLSCAQGPRDCAEFLVELVERLTQRIENFWTELDDEADEMEESVLDGRVGDEVRGRLVEVRRTAIILRRYLQPQRDAMRMLQAAHPRWLEEDDLRHLAEELDALERVVEDADAMRERMALVRDELAGQLSERLNRNMYMLSVLSALFLPLGFLTGLFGINLAGMPGASDPSAFWIFVGALCAVVVVQLAILRRLRWI, from the coding sequence ATGGCCTACACGCTCGACGGGCCGGACCACGGCAAGATGCTGAACGCGGCGGAAGCTCCGGCGCTCTTGCGCAGTGAAACCCTGGCCTGGGTTCATCTGAGGGCGCAGCACCCCGACACGCCGACCTGGATCATCGAGAACCTGTCCTATCTCGATCCAACGATCATCGACGCCCTCGTTGCGGAGGAGACGCGGCCCCGCGTCACGCGTGTGGGCGAGGGGCTGATCGTCATCCTCCGGGGGATCAACACGGTCGATGGAGAGGACCCCGAGGACATGATCTCGGTCCGCCTCTGGATCGATCCGAACCGCATCGTCAGCCTGTCACGGCGTCCGGTACGCGCAGTGGAGCAGATCGCCGAGCAGTTGTCTTGCGCGCAGGGGCCACGCGACTGTGCGGAATTTCTCGTGGAGCTTGTCGAACGGCTGACACAGAGGATCGAGAACTTCTGGACCGAGCTCGACGATGAAGCGGACGAAATGGAGGAGAGCGTGCTCGATGGCAGGGTAGGCGACGAGGTGCGTGGGCGTCTCGTCGAGGTGCGGCGCACCGCCATCATTCTGCGCCGCTACCTGCAGCCGCAGCGCGACGCCATGCGGATGTTGCAGGCGGCACATCCCCGCTGGCTCGAGGAAGACGACCTGCGGCACCTTGCGGAAGAACTGGATGCGCTCGAGCGCGTGGTCGAAGATGCGGATGCGATGCGCGAACGCATGGCGCTCGTCCGCGATGAACTGGCCGGTCAGCTGTCGGAGCGACTCAACAGGAACATGTACATGCTTTCGGTACTCTCGGCGCTGTTCCTGCCGCTGGGTTTCCTGACGGGGTTGTTCGGAATCAACCTCGCCGGAATGCCCGGAGCGAGCGATCCCTCCGCGTTCTGGATCTTCGTTGGCGCGCTATGTGCGGTCGTTGTCGTTCAGCTCGCAATTCTTCGCCGCCTGCGGTGGATCTGA
- the secE gene encoding preprotein translocase subunit SecE, which translates to MANPIQFIQQTRAEVSKIVWPTRREVILTTITVFIMAALTAVFFALVDILIRSGLQGLLSFFG; encoded by the coding sequence ATGGCCAATCCCATTCAGTTCATTCAGCAGACCCGCGCCGAGGTCTCCAAGATCGTCTGGCCGACGCGCCGCGAGGTCATCCTCACGACGATCACCGTCTTCATCATGGCGGCCCTCACGGCAGTGTTCTTCGCGCTGGTCGACATCCTGATCCGGAGCGGCCTGCAGGGCCTGCTGTCGTTCTTCGGCTGA
- the nusG gene encoding transcription termination/antitermination protein NusG produces the protein MAKRWYSVSVLSNFEKKIAEQIRQSVEEQGLEDQIDEVLVPTEEVIEVRRGKKVTSERRFMPGYVLVHMEMSDRGYHLVNSINRVTGFLGPQGRPMPMRDAEVEAILGRVQENEEAPRTLIHFEVGEKVKVNDGPFEGFDGMVEGVDDDNQRLRVSVSIFGRETPVELEFTQVSKEA, from the coding sequence ATGGCGAAGCGGTGGTACTCGGTCAGCGTTCTGTCGAACTTCGAGAAGAAGATCGCGGAGCAGATCCGGCAATCTGTCGAAGAGCAGGGGCTGGAGGACCAGATCGACGAGGTTCTCGTTCCGACCGAAGAGGTCATCGAGGTGCGTCGCGGCAAGAAGGTGACCTCCGAGCGCCGCTTCATGCCGGGCTACGTGCTGGTTCACATGGAGATGTCGGACCGGGGGTATCACCTGGTCAACTCCATCAACCGCGTGACCGGCTTCCTCGGGCCGCAGGGCCGGCCGATGCCGATGCGTGACGCCGAGGTCGAGGCGATCCTCGGCCGCGTTCAGGAGAACGAAGAGGCGCCGCGCACGCTCATCCACTTCGAGGTGGGCGAGAAGGTCAAGGTCAACGATGGTCCCTTCGAGGGCTTCGACGGCATGGTCGAGGGTGTCGACGACGACAACCAGCGCCTGCGTGTGTCGGTGTCGATCTTCGGCCGGGAAACCCCGGTCGAGCTGGAATTCACCCAGGTCTCGAAGGAGGCCTGA
- the rplK gene encoding 50S ribosomal protein L11 produces the protein MAKKLAGKMKLQIPAGKANPSPPVGPALGQRGINIMEFCKAFNAKTQEMEPGAPCPTEITYYQDKSFTMDIKTPPASYYLKKAAGMKPVGKRNRPRGAENPGRETVATVTTKQVREIAEAKMKDLSANDIESAMQIILGSAKSMGIEVK, from the coding sequence ATGGCCAAGAAGCTTGCCGGCAAGATGAAGCTGCAGATCCCTGCAGGCAAAGCCAACCCGTCGCCGCCCGTGGGCCCCGCCCTGGGTCAGCGCGGCATCAACATCATGGAATTCTGCAAGGCGTTCAACGCCAAGACGCAGGAAATGGAGCCCGGCGCTCCGTGCCCGACCGAGATCACCTACTATCAGGACAAGTCCTTCACGATGGACATCAAGACGCCGCCCGCGTCTTACTACCTGAAGAAGGCTGCCGGCATGAAGCCCGTGGGCAAGCGCAACCGTCCCCGCGGTGCCGAGAACCCGGGCCGTGAGACCGTCGCTACCGTCACCACCAAGCAGGTGCGCGAGATCGCAGAGGCCAAGATGAAGGACCTCTCGGCCAACGATATCGAGTCGGCAATGCAGATCATCCTTGGCTCCGCCAAGTCCATGGGCATCGAGGTGAAGTAA
- the rplA gene encoding 50S ribosomal protein L1, with protein sequence MAKLGKRTRAVREAFAGKEDLTVEEAVSLIKSNASAKFDETVEIAMNLGVDTRHADQMVRGVIGLPNGTGKTVRVAVFARGPKAEEAQAAGADIVGAEDLMETIQGGTIEFDRCIATPDMMPVVGRLGKILGPRNLMPNPKVGTVTMDVAQAVKDAKGGQVQFRAEKGGVVHAGVGKVSFDEAKLVENIRAFISAVSKAKPAGAKGTYMKRISLSSTMGPGVTVDVAAASAE encoded by the coding sequence ATGGCAAAGCTCGGAAAACGCACCCGCGCCGTCCGCGAAGCCTTCGCCGGCAAGGAAGACCTGACCGTCGAAGAAGCCGTCTCGCTGATCAAGTCGAACGCCAGCGCGAAATTCGACGAGACCGTCGAGATCGCCATGAACCTCGGCGTCGACACCCGTCACGCCGACCAGATGGTCCGTGGCGTGATCGGCCTGCCGAACGGCACCGGCAAGACCGTCCGCGTCGCCGTCTTCGCACGTGGTCCCAAGGCTGAAGAAGCCCAGGCCGCTGGCGCGGACATCGTCGGCGCCGAAGACCTGATGGAGACCATCCAGGGCGGCACCATCGAGTTCGATCGCTGCATCGCGACCCCGGACATGATGCCGGTCGTCGGCCGTCTCGGCAAGATCCTCGGCCCGCGCAACCTGATGCCGAACCCCAAGGTCGGCACGGTGACGATGGACGTGGCCCAGGCCGTCAAGGACGCCAAGGGTGGCCAGGTCCAGTTCCGCGCCGAAAAGGGCGGTGTGGTCCACGCCGGTGTCGGCAAGGTCTCGTTCGACGAGGCGAAGCTGGTCGAGAACATCCGTGCCTTCATCAGCGCGGTGTCCAAGGCCAAGCCGGCCGGTGCCAAGGGTACCTACATGAAGCGCATCTCGCTCAGCTCGACCATGGGCCCGGGCGTGACCGTCGACGTGGCGGCCGCTTCCGCCGAGTGA
- a CDS encoding DUF2798 domain-containing protein: MRPPPTPPTKITVILAQVFISCMMAFLMTGTFTALPSGFAPGWVAQWMLRFATAWPIAFVLSMLVGPTAFWMARHVQRLASTARY; encoded by the coding sequence ATGAGACCGCCACCGACCCCACCCACGAAAATCACCGTCATTCTCGCTCAGGTGTTCATTTCCTGCATGATGGCCTTCCTGATGACCGGCACCTTCACCGCCCTGCCCTCGGGGTTCGCGCCCGGCTGGGTGGCGCAGTGGATGCTGCGATTTGCGACGGCCTGGCCCATCGCATTCGTGCTGTCCATGCTCGTCGGCCCAACCGCGTTCTGGATGGCACGGCACGTGCAACGACTTGCATCGACGGCACGATATTGA
- the rplJ gene encoding 50S ribosomal protein L10, protein MDRAQKEKVVEELGQIFESSGVVVVSRYEGLTVAEMTDLRARASAAESQVRVAKNRLAKIALEGTPSASIADFLEGMTVLTFSEDPVAAAKVVEDFAKDNKKFEILGGTMGGEHLDRAGVEAVSKMPSRDELISQIVGCIGAPASNIAGAIGAPASNIASILSTIEEKAEAA, encoded by the coding sequence GTGGATAGAGCCCAGAAAGAGAAAGTGGTCGAGGAACTCGGCCAGATCTTCGAAAGCTCTGGCGTCGTGGTGGTTTCCCGCTACGAGGGTCTCACGGTTGCCGAGATGACGGACCTGCGGGCGCGCGCAAGCGCGGCCGAAAGCCAGGTTCGCGTCGCCAAGAACAGGCTCGCCAAGATCGCCCTCGAAGGAACGCCGAGCGCAAGCATCGCCGACTTCCTTGAAGGCATGACGGTTCTCACCTTCTCCGAAGACCCCGTGGCAGCAGCCAAGGTGGTCGAGGATTTCGCCAAGGACAACAAGAAGTTTGAAATCCTTGGCGGGACCATGGGCGGTGAGCACCTGGACCGGGCCGGTGTCGAGGCCGTGTCGAAAATGCCGTCGCGTGATGAACTCATCTCGCAGATCGTCGGCTGCATCGGCGCACCCGCATCGAACATCGCCGGCGCGATTGGCGCACCTGCTTCGAACATCGCTTCCATCCTTTCCACGATCGAGGAAAAGGCTGAAGCGGCGTAA
- the rplL gene encoding 50S ribosomal protein L7/L12: MADLKALAEQIVGLTLLEAQELKTILKDEYGIEPASGGAVMMAGPAGDAGGEAAEEQTEFDVILKSAGDKKINVIKEVRGITGLGLKEAKELVEAGGKAIKEGVAKDEAEEIKKKLEEAGAEVELK, encoded by the coding sequence ATGGCTGATCTTAAAGCACTTGCAGAGCAAATCGTCGGTCTGACGCTGCTCGAAGCCCAGGAACTGAAAACCATCCTCAAGGACGAGTACGGCATCGAGCCCGCATCCGGCGGCGCTGTCATGATGGCCGGCCCCGCAGGCGACGCCGGTGGCGAAGCCGCAGAGGAGCAGACCGAATTCGACGTGATCCTCAAGTCGGCAGGCGACAAGAAGATCAACGTGATCAAGGAAGTCCGCGGCATCACCGGCCTCGGCCTCAAGGAAGCCAAGGAGCTGGTGGAAGCCGGCGGCAAGGCGATCAAAGAGGGCGTCGCAAAGGACGAAGCCGAAGAGATCAAGAAGAAGCTCGAAGAAGCAGGCGCCGAAGTCGAGCTCAAGTAA